In the genome of Bremerella sp. P1, the window TGCAACATTGTTGGATTCTTCCGGATCCTTCTTATGGTCGTACAGTTCAACTGCGTCTACCTGTCCGGTCTTAAAGTCACGCCATTCGGTATAGCGGAAATCATTGGTACGTAGCGAGTAGCCCATCACCTCTGGCTTTCCCTTGTAATAGGCAGGACGCGGGTGTTGCGTCAAAGCTCCGCTGCGGACGACGGCATCCGGGTTCTCGAGAACGGGCCTTAGACTCTTGCCATCGAGGGGCGACTGCGGCGTTATTCCACTTAGCTGCAAAAGCGTGGGATAGAGGTCGACGAGTTCGACAAGCGAACGACTTTGTTTGCCGGAGGTCGTCATTCCAGGCTGAGAGATGATAAGCGGTACACGCGCATCGAGTTCAAAATTGCTTGTCTTACACCACAGGTCATGCTCGCCAAGGTGAAATCCGTGGTCCGACCAAAGCACGACGATCGTGTTCTCAGCGAGTCCCTGCTTTTTCAATTCATCGAGTACCTTTCCAATTTGCGTGTCGAGAAAGGAAATCGCGGCGTAGTAGCCGTGATTCAATCGCAGGTTCTGCTCGGCGGTAATTTCACCAGTCCTTGGCATGTCCGCATAACCGCGAACTTCTCGGCTATCATGGAGCGCGATTTCCGGGGCATTCGATCCGGGCAGATCCTTGATATGCTGTGCGATCTCGTCCACGTCGTACTGGTCCCAATACTTCTGCGGGGCATTGAATGGGAGGTGGGGCTTCCAGAACCCGACGGCCAGAAAGAACGGCCGTCCTTCCTTAGCTCGCTGCTGAATTGCCTCGACCGCGGCCTTCGCGATACGGCCGTCGAGGTATGCCTCGTCGGGTACGTCGACCATTTGAGTGGCTGGTCCTTTTGGAACCTGGTGCATTTCAAATGGCTCTCCCTCGACGTACCAATCGTTCGAGTGAGCACCCCAATCGTATTTTGCCGGAACGCTCCACGACTGTGCGTCGTTCTGAATGTTCTGACGATAGTTGTGATAGACCTTGCCAAGATTCTGCGTGAAGTATCCTTCCTTTTTGAAACGCTCGGGAAGTGTTACGACGTCCGATCGCTTTTCCCGAAAATGTGCTACGAGGTTCCAGATTCCGAGTGAATCTGGATACATGCCTGTCATGAGCGAAGCACGAGAAGGATTGCACAAGGCCTGTTGGCAATAAGCACGCTGGAACAACAAACCACGGCTGGCTAGAGCGTCGATGTTGGGGGTCTGAGCGATCGGGTCATCATAACATCCTAACTGCACGCGAAGGTCATCCACGGCGATGAACAACACATTCGGCGCGTCAGGCGCCAAACTCGTCTTTTGCTTTGGATCCACAGCTGGTGTTGGTGGCAGCAAGAGTATTCCACCAGTCCAGGTTAGTTGAGGAATCGCGATCCGATCCCCAGCAGACAAGTCACACTTGTAGACCCGCATCTTGGTGCGGCCACCATCGGTGTAGTGAAACGTGACACCTTCGACCGGTTGCCATTCCGGCAGCTCGGCCGGTTTTACCGATGCGGAAATCGCCAAGTAAACGGTTTCGTCTTTGGAAGTGGTGACAAATGCAGGCTCAGCTTCCCCACCATTGCCGCGTAGAAACTGCCAACCCTTGAAACGCTCAGGCACGGAGTCCCAGACATAGGGCCGGTTTCCGTATGCTTTTGCCCCATCTTCAAATGGATGCACAGCAATCACACGACGTTCGATCGTTAAGGGACCAACCTGTTTCGTATCGTACGGCTTCCAGTTGTTCTCAAGGTGGTAGAAGTGACCATCTTCCGCTCCGATGAATAGGTCGGGGCGATCGTCTTTATTCCAGTCAACAACCGTAGGGCTCGTCGTGTGCCCGGCCAGGCGATGAGGATGGACTTGAACGGGTGCATCAAAAGCCCACGGCTTATCTTTCGTCGAAACGTTTCGCATCAGGTCGACGCTACGACTGTTGAGCAGCAGGTCTAATTTGCCATCGCCATCCCAGTCAGCGATACAGATCTTGCGTCGCCCACTTCCTCCGGCCATCTTCGCATTGAGCTGAAGCGGTTCGCCCCTTCGATTGGTAAAGATTCGCTTGCCGGGCCGCAGGATCAATTGGTCGCCGACCTTCTCTCGTTGGAACCAAGCTAGATACCCTTCGTGATCCAGACAGACCAAGTCGTTCAGTCCATCTTCGTCCAGGTCGATCACAACCGGTGTCGTACGCCACTGGGTGGCTAACTCCTTACCCTCCGGCTTCCACCAGTTCCACGCCGGATGGGGAGGAGCTCCTTCCCATTGGACTTCCACTGGTTGGGCTTCCGCTAGTTCATCAATTTTTCCAAGGTTGCGATACCACTCGACCTTGCCCCAAATCGAATTGACGATCAGGTCATCCTTCCCGTCATGATCCCAGTCGGCCACGCTGAGAGTTGTATATCCCCACTTTGCTTCGGCCGGTCCCTGAATCGATCCATTTGGTCCTGCCTGGGGACGAATTGGTTTGCCATTCGCCTTCAGCAGTTTTGCGTCTGCCCACTTGGGAGGATTGCCACCATCGAGGTTTTCGAAGAAGGCGATGTTCCCGGCCGAGTTCCCTGTGATGATGTCTTCGTCGCCGTCACCGTCCCAGTCGACACCGACTGGCGTTGCCAGCGCACCGAACTTGAGCGAGTCAGCCTCTTGCTGAAAGTATTTCGGAGGGAGAAATTGCGGCAGGCCATCGACAACTTTTCCGGTATTCTCTACCAGCGCGACGCGACCATCTTCGTCACCCACGACAAGATCCCAGTCACCATCCCGATCCCAATCGAATGCGGTCGGCGTGATCATCTGCAGGTCCATCGCCAGCGGTTGCCCCTCGTAGGAAAGCCGCTTACCAGACGCAAACTTCGGGCGCTCTCGACTGCCTACATTTTGGAAGTAGGTGAAGCCATCCAGGAATTCTCCGCAGAGCAAGTCTAAATCGCCATCGCCGTCGAAATCTGCCAAGTTCGGAGAAGGCATGCCAAAGACGTCGACCAGTTGACCACCAGCTTCCAGCTTGGTTGGTTCGGCATAGGTCGG includes:
- a CDS encoding sulfatase-like hydrolase/transferase, producing MLKESLSLLRRIIVCAALLLAVCGGKSHVFADDDLAVVKYRNPGLKVDLGVGLWAWPMPMDWDGDGDTDLVVSCPDVPFNGMYLFENPGDDARFPTFKPPVKVGPGMHSVHVSFVDGKPRVLSPGTEWVNFLGGEFQENKSIYPTKNVHPNRVRANQWRYVDYDNDGATDLLIGVGDWKEYGWDDAFDAEGNWTRGPLHGYVYLLRNTGTTEKPTYAEPTKLEAGGQLVDVFGMPSPNLADFDGDGDLDLLCGEFLDGFTYFQNVGSRERPKFASGKRLSYEGQPLAMDLQMITPTAFDWDRDGDWDLVVGDEDGRVALVENTGKVVDGLPQFLPPKYFQQEADSLKFGALATPVGVDWDGDGDEDIITGNSAGNIAFFENLDGGNPPKWADAKLLKANGKPIRPQAGPNGSIQGPAEAKWGYTTLSVADWDHDGKDDLIVNSIWGKVEWYRNLGKIDELAEAQPVEVQWEGAPPHPAWNWWKPEGKELATQWRTTPVVIDLDEDGLNDLVCLDHEGYLAWFQREKVGDQLILRPGKRIFTNRRGEPLQLNAKMAGGSGRRKICIADWDGDGKLDLLLNSRSVDLMRNVSTKDKPWAFDAPVQVHPHRLAGHTTSPTVVDWNKDDRPDLFIGAEDGHFYHLENNWKPYDTKQVGPLTIERRVIAVHPFEDGAKAYGNRPYVWDSVPERFKGWQFLRGNGGEAEPAFVTTSKDETVYLAISASVKPAELPEWQPVEGVTFHYTDGGRTKMRVYKCDLSAGDRIAIPQLTWTGGILLLPPTPAVDPKQKTSLAPDAPNVLFIAVDDLRVQLGCYDDPIAQTPNIDALASRGLLFQRAYCQQALCNPSRASLMTGMYPDSLGIWNLVAHFREKRSDVVTLPERFKKEGYFTQNLGKVYHNYRQNIQNDAQSWSVPAKYDWGAHSNDWYVEGEPFEMHQVPKGPATQMVDVPDEAYLDGRIAKAAVEAIQQRAKEGRPFFLAVGFWKPHLPFNAPQKYWDQYDVDEIAQHIKDLPGSNAPEIALHDSREVRGYADMPRTGEITAEQNLRLNHGYYAAISFLDTQIGKVLDELKKQGLAENTIVVLWSDHGFHLGEHDLWCKTSNFELDARVPLIISQPGMTTSGKQSRSLVELVDLYPTLLQLSGITPQSPLDGKSLRPVLENPDAVVRSGALTQHPRPAYYKGKPEVMGYSLRTNDFRYTEWRDFKTGQVDAVELYDHKKDPEESNNVADESNYRSIRQTLSAQLASRLTDNE